The DNA segment AATATATGGATGCCACACTTATGGACGCATCCGGTGAGATCAACGCAAAAATATGGGATGGAGAACCTGTCCTGTTGACGATCTTCAAAGAAGGCGAAATCATCAAGGTGTCCGCGAAGGTGAACAGCTGGCAGGGTCAAAAGCAGCTTAGCGTCCATAAGTACCGCCCGATCAACCCATCGGACGATCTGGATGTAGAAAAGTTCGTGCCTTCTGCTCCGATAAAAGCGGAAATCCTTTATGACAATATTTTTGCGGCAATTGACGCCATGAAGAATGAGGATATCAAAAGACTTGTAAAGGCGCTTATTGTGGAACGTAAAGAGAAGTTCATGTTCTACCCGGCGGCAAAATCCAACCATCACGCTGTGAGGGCGGGGTTGATGTATCACATCTATAGGATGCTCGAGCTCGGCAAAGCGATGGCGGGGGTTTATCCAGAAGTGAATCTGGATCTCTTAAAAGCGGGGATTATCCTACACGACCTTTGTAAAATCGATGAGATGGCTACAAACGCATTGGGTCTTGTTTCTGAGTATACAAAAGAAGGTAATTTCTTAGGACATATCACGATCG comes from the Fusibacter sp. A1 genome and includes:
- a CDS encoding 3'-5' exoribonuclease YhaM family protein, with translation MFKTIEQFEVGEEIQGYYLVKQSAIKNTAAGKKYMDATLMDASGEINAKIWDGEPVLLTIFKEGEIIKVSAKVNSWQGQKQLSVHKYRPINPSDDLDVEKFVPSAPIKAEILYDNIFAAIDAMKNEDIKRLVKALIVERKEKFMFYPAAKSNHHAVRAGLMYHIYRMLELGKAMAGVYPEVNLDLLKAGIILHDLCKIDEMATNALGLVSEYTKEGNFLGHITIGIQLIGEKGKSLHIDEEVVLLIQHMLLSHHYFPEYGSPKKPMFLEAELLHHIDMIDARIYDIGKAVRDTPKGEFSEPVWSMEKRRLYNHGL